Proteins encoded by one window of Gemmatimonadaceae bacterium:
- a CDS encoding response regulator transcription factor yields MKDPTAHLLLVEDEPNLARGIRENLEAEGYAVEVVMDGRVALDRVLAREYGLVILDVMLPSIDGFAVCEAMRREGRDTPVLFLTARGGPDDRIRGLAVGGDDYLPKPFQLRELLLRVAAILRRRMRYDAITAREPVVRFGGNEFDFRSFRGRSHDGNEQFLTQKEAMILKVLVEREGQVVWRDDILDLVWGEDVLPSTRTIDNFIVRLRKRFEPDPEQPRHFHTVRGIGYRFTKQPTEGA; encoded by the coding sequence ATGAAGGATCCCACCGCCCACCTGCTCCTCGTCGAGGACGAACCCAACCTCGCCCGCGGCATTCGCGAGAACCTCGAAGCCGAAGGGTACGCCGTCGAAGTCGTGATGGACGGCCGCGTGGCCCTCGACCGCGTGCTGGCGCGCGAGTACGGCCTCGTCATCCTCGACGTGATGCTCCCCTCGATTGACGGGTTCGCCGTCTGCGAAGCCATGCGCCGCGAGGGGCGCGACACTCCCGTGCTCTTCCTGACCGCGCGCGGCGGCCCGGATGACCGCATTCGGGGCCTCGCCGTCGGCGGGGACGATTACCTCCCCAAGCCGTTCCAGTTGCGCGAGCTGCTGCTGCGCGTTGCGGCCATCCTGCGCCGCCGCATGCGCTACGACGCCATCACGGCGCGCGAGCCGGTGGTGCGCTTCGGCGGCAACGAGTTCGACTTCCGGAGCTTCCGCGGCCGGTCGCACGACGGCAACGAGCAGTTTCTCACCCAGAAGGAAGCCATGATTCTCAAGGTGCTCGTCGAGCGCGAAGGGCAGGTGGTGTGGCGTGACGACATCCTCGACCTCGTCTGGGGCGAGGATGTCCTCCCCTCGACCCGCACGATCGACAACTTCATCGTCCGCCTCCGCAAGCGGTTCGAGCCGGACCCCGAGCAGCCCCGTCACTTTCACACGGTGCGCGGCATCGGCTACCGGTTCACGAAGCAACCGACGGAGGGGGCGTGA
- a CDS encoding HAMP domain-containing sensor histidine kinase: protein MILPSQRRRVRTMQIGFLVLLATTSAQLAWWLYDQVAYSREMQRRIEATLQADLAQAGALLRAGVPRDSLTVLFPTLDIGAVQVTLRPATTESLRLERARRLNRYAWEGGFFMLVLVASMYVVHRSLLEQAELHHRQEGFLASVSHELKSPLASLRLSAETLALRNPDPQRRLELVHRQIQDLTRLERLIGNILDTSRLSQPSLRSAPEALSLANESQHAIDEISFHASETKTAVRASIADDLMIFADRDAVRTVLRNLLHNAMRAAEGGTVTVAAAVEDGQALLRVSDDGIGFPPELGQKIFGKFYRLDDERHTGRSGTGLGLYLVRRLVELDGGTVRAHSDGPGRGAVFTVHWPLAPHEHA, encoded by the coding sequence ATGATCCTGCCCTCCCAGCGCCGTCGTGTGCGCACCATGCAGATCGGCTTCCTCGTGCTGCTCGCCACGACGAGCGCGCAGCTCGCGTGGTGGCTGTACGACCAGGTGGCCTACTCCCGCGAGATGCAGCGCCGCATCGAGGCCACCCTGCAGGCCGACCTCGCGCAGGCGGGGGCGCTGCTGCGCGCCGGCGTCCCGCGCGACTCGCTGACCGTGCTCTTCCCGACGCTCGACATCGGGGCGGTTCAGGTCACGCTCCGTCCGGCGACAACCGAGAGCCTGCGGCTCGAGCGCGCCCGCCGGCTGAACCGCTACGCGTGGGAGGGCGGGTTCTTCATGCTCGTGCTGGTCGCCTCGATGTACGTGGTGCACCGGTCGCTGCTCGAGCAGGCCGAGCTCCACCATCGGCAGGAGGGGTTTCTGGCGTCGGTGTCGCATGAGCTGAAGAGTCCGCTCGCGTCGCTGCGCCTGTCGGCGGAGACGCTCGCCCTGCGCAATCCCGATCCGCAGCGTCGCCTGGAACTGGTGCACCGCCAGATCCAGGACCTGACGCGCCTCGAACGGCTGATCGGCAACATCCTCGACACGTCGCGCCTCTCGCAACCGTCGCTGCGCTCCGCGCCCGAGGCGCTGTCGCTGGCGAATGAGTCGCAGCATGCCATCGACGAGATCTCGTTCCACGCGAGCGAGACCAAGACGGCGGTGCGCGCCAGCATCGCCGACGACCTGATGATCTTCGCCGACCGTGACGCGGTGCGCACGGTGCTGCGCAACCTGCTGCACAACGCCATGCGCGCCGCGGAGGGTGGCACGGTGACCGTCGCCGCCGCCGTCGAGGATGGCCAGGCGCTGCTGCGCGTCTCCGACGACGGCATTGGCTTTCCGCCCGAGCTCGGCCAGAAGATCTTCGGGAAGTTCTACCGGCTGGACGACGAACGTCACACGGGACGGAGCGGCACGGGGCTTGGCCTGTACCTCGTCCGGCGGCTCGTCGAACTCGACGGCGGCACGGTGCGCGCGCACAGCGACGGCCCCGGTCGCGGCGCTGTCTTCACGGTCCACTGGCCCCTCGCCCCCCACGAACACGCATGA
- the hemE gene encoding uroporphyrinogen decarboxylase has translation MSTLLLEALRGRPTPRRPLWIMRQAGRYLPEYRALRERHSFEELSGSAELSAEVTLQPVRRFALDAAIIFADIMSPMAALGVPVRFNPGPVIADPVRTIADVEALRSPAAGEIAPEVMTALRLVRAELPADQALLGFAGAPWTLAAYLVQGKGAPGFPALRALAARDPGLLDALMSRLTDLVVAYLHEQVAAGADAVQLFDTWAGVLSPARWSELVRPHLVRLLHETAGLGVPRILFVQDASHLVPSYAALRSEALAVDWREDLASLREFVGPERGLQGNLDPAFLVAGPEATQVEARALLARVPARGHVVNLGHGITPDAPLESVQALIDVVHAEQLP, from the coding sequence GTGAGCACGCTGCTGCTGGAGGCGCTGCGCGGCCGGCCCACACCGCGGCGCCCGCTCTGGATCATGCGACAGGCGGGACGCTACCTGCCCGAATACCGCGCCCTGCGGGAGAGGCACTCGTTCGAGGAGCTGTCGGGCAGCGCGGAGCTCAGCGCCGAAGTGACCTTGCAGCCGGTGCGCCGCTTCGCCCTCGACGCGGCCATCATCTTTGCCGACATCATGAGCCCGATGGCCGCCCTCGGCGTGCCCGTGCGGTTCAATCCCGGGCCGGTCATCGCCGATCCCGTGCGCACGATCGCGGACGTCGAAGCCCTGCGCTCGCCGGCGGCCGGCGAGATCGCGCCCGAAGTGATGACGGCGCTGCGCCTCGTGCGCGCCGAGCTGCCCGCGGACCAGGCGCTGCTCGGCTTCGCCGGCGCGCCGTGGACGCTGGCGGCGTATCTCGTGCAGGGCAAGGGCGCCCCGGGCTTCCCCGCCCTGCGCGCGCTCGCCGCCCGCGACCCCGGACTGCTCGACGCCTTGATGTCCCGCCTCACGGATCTCGTCGTCGCCTACCTGCACGAGCAGGTCGCCGCCGGCGCCGATGCCGTGCAGCTGTTCGACACGTGGGCCGGTGTGCTCTCGCCGGCGCGATGGTCCGAATTGGTCCGGCCGCATCTCGTGCGCCTGCTCCACGAGACCGCCGGCCTCGGCGTGCCCCGCATCCTGTTCGTGCAGGACGCCTCGCACCTCGTCCCCAGCTACGCCGCGCTTCGCTCGGAAGCACTCGCGGTCGATTGGCGGGAGGACCTCGCGAGCCTGCGTGAGTTCGTCGGTCCGGAGCGCGGCCTGCAGGGGAACCTGGACCCCGCCTTTCTCGTTGCCGGTCCGGAAGCCACGCAAGTCGAGGCCCGGGCCCTGCTCGCCCGAGTCCCCGCGCGCGGACACGTCGTCAACCTCGGGCACGGCATCACGCCCGACGCCCCCCTGGAAAGCGTGCAGGCGCTCATCGACGTCGTGCACGCGGAGCAGCTGCCATGA
- the hemC gene encoding hydroxymethylbilane synthase, translating to MKLRIGTRGSALALAQANDVAARLAARGHEPKIEVISTTGDRVTDRAFTDVGAFGIFVREIEQALLDRRVDLAVHSYKDLPSTGPDALVIAAVPEREDVADVLLIRADAYVAGGLLPLKAGAVVGTSAARRRALLLHHRPDLRTELLRGNVPTRMRALLVGTYDAIVLASAGLTRLQRVGADLPRLEKHGVVSVRLDPAFFVPAPSQGAIAVQVRADAPSVASAVQAIDDRRTALALRAERGALARAEAGCSLPFGAWCDERADGTLVLIAALADDGGVVRYVRAIGSDPDALADDAWAQLSAGRTG from the coding sequence ATGAAGTTGCGCATTGGCACCCGGGGCTCGGCGCTCGCGCTCGCCCAAGCGAATGACGTGGCCGCCCGGCTTGCGGCGCGCGGACACGAGCCGAAGATCGAGGTCATCTCGACGACGGGCGACCGCGTCACGGACCGCGCGTTCACCGATGTGGGGGCGTTCGGCATCTTCGTGCGCGAGATCGAGCAGGCGCTGCTGGACCGGCGCGTCGATCTGGCCGTGCACTCGTACAAGGACCTGCCGTCCACCGGACCGGACGCGCTGGTGATTGCCGCCGTCCCCGAGCGCGAGGACGTCGCCGATGTCCTCCTCATTCGGGCCGACGCCTATGTGGCGGGTGGGCTGCTTCCACTGAAGGCGGGGGCCGTGGTGGGAACGTCCGCCGCACGGCGGCGCGCCCTCTTGCTGCACCACCGCCCGGACCTGCGCACCGAACTGCTGCGCGGCAATGTGCCGACCCGGATGCGCGCGCTGCTGGTCGGCACGTATGACGCCATCGTGCTCGCCTCCGCCGGGCTCACGCGGCTTCAGCGCGTCGGGGCCGACCTGCCGCGGCTCGAGAAGCACGGCGTCGTCAGCGTGCGCCTTGACCCCGCCTTCTTCGTTCCTGCCCCTTCGCAGGGCGCGATTGCGGTGCAGGTGCGCGCCGATGCGCCCTCGGTCGCATCGGCCGTGCAGGCGATCGACGATCGCCGCACCGCCCTGGCGCTGCGCGCTGAGCGCGGGGCGCTCGCCCGCGCCGAGGCGGGATGTTCGCTCCCCTTCGGGGCGTGGTGCGACGAACGCGCGGATGGCACCCTGGTGCTCATCGCGGCGCTCGCCGACGACGGTGGCGTCGTGCGCTACGTCCGCGCCATCGGCTCCGATCCCGACGCGCTCGCCGATGACGCGTGGGCACAGCTTTCCGCCGGGCGGACCGGCTGA
- the hemL gene encoding glutamate-1-semialdehyde 2,1-aminomutase: MSAGPGSRSWMERAARVIPGGVSSPVRAFKSVGGTPLVYRRGDGAYLEDVDGRRYVDFVCSWGPLILGHAHATVREAIVRAVEKGTSFGAPGETEIELAERITGAYPGLEQVRFVSSGTEAVMSAIRVARGFTGRDKIVKFSGCYHGHADHLLVAAGSGLVTFGHPSSAGVPEAFVGETIVLPLDDEARVIDLLRRDGDRIAAVIIEPVPANNGLLLQRPEFLATLREETRRAGTVLIFDEVISGFRVARGGAAERFGIVPDLATFGKIIGGGLPVGAFGGRRDIMQCLAPIGPVYQAGTLSGNAVAMAAGLTTLRLLDEQQAWPALETLGNALEEAVRPVLAAAPIPAQFGRLGSLFWLYLDEGPLPRSAEAVSSTAGVRYGPVFHALLDRGIALAPSAYEVGFLSLAHDRGHLRQLAEALSEALSPALLPTA; this comes from the coding sequence GTGAGCGCGGGCCCCGGCTCGCGGTCGTGGATGGAGCGGGCGGCCCGGGTCATTCCGGGCGGCGTCAGTTCGCCCGTGCGCGCCTTCAAGTCCGTCGGCGGCACGCCGCTTGTCTATCGGCGGGGCGACGGGGCATACCTCGAGGACGTGGACGGGCGCCGCTACGTCGATTTCGTCTGCTCGTGGGGGCCGCTGATCCTCGGGCACGCCCACGCGACCGTCCGTGAGGCCATTGTCCGGGCCGTGGAGAAGGGCACGTCATTTGGAGCGCCCGGGGAGACGGAAATCGAACTCGCCGAACGCATCACCGGCGCGTATCCAGGTCTCGAGCAGGTTCGGTTCGTGTCGTCCGGCACCGAAGCGGTGATGAGCGCCATTCGTGTGGCGCGCGGCTTCACCGGGCGCGACAAGATCGTGAAGTTCTCGGGCTGCTACCACGGCCATGCCGACCACCTGCTCGTCGCGGCGGGATCCGGGCTCGTGACCTTCGGCCATCCGTCGTCGGCGGGCGTCCCCGAGGCGTTCGTGGGTGAGACCATCGTGCTGCCGCTCGACGACGAGGCGCGCGTGATCGACCTGCTGCGGCGCGACGGCGACCGCATCGCGGCCGTGATCATCGAGCCGGTGCCGGCCAACAACGGCCTCCTGCTGCAGCGCCCCGAGTTCCTCGCGACCCTGCGCGAGGAGACCCGGCGCGCCGGCACGGTGCTGATCTTCGACGAAGTGATCAGCGGCTTCCGCGTGGCACGCGGCGGCGCGGCGGAGCGGTTTGGCATTGTCCCCGACTTGGCCACGTTCGGGAAGATCATCGGCGGCGGACTGCCGGTGGGCGCATTTGGCGGCCGGCGCGACATCATGCAGTGCCTCGCACCGATCGGTCCGGTGTATCAGGCAGGAACCCTTTCAGGAAACGCCGTCGCGATGGCCGCCGGCTTGACCACACTGAGGCTGCTCGACGAACAGCAGGCGTGGCCGGCCCTCGAGACCTTGGGCAATGCGCTGGAAGAGGCGGTGCGCCCCGTGCTGGCGGCCGCGCCGATCCCGGCGCAGTTCGGACGGCTGGGATCTCTCTTCTGGCTCTACCTGGACGAGGGACCGCTTCCGCGCTCGGCCGAGGCGGTCAGCAGCACCGCCGGAGTGCGGTACGGGCCGGTCTTCCACGCCCTCCTGGATCGCGGCATTGCATTGGCGCCGTCGGCGTATGAGGTAGGTTTCCTATCGTTGGCCCACGACCGGGGACACCTCCGCCAGTTGGCGGAGGCACTCTCGGAAGCGCTGTCCCCGGCCCTGCTCCCCACGGCATGA
- the hemB gene encoding porphobilinogen synthase, whose protein sequence is MSSSRLASPVGRQRPRRLRQSAALRDLVAETRLHASQFIMPHFVLPADAAEEAIPSMPGIGRQGITPLLRTVESDLKLGIRSVLLFGVPAAGTKDAVGSPAYDPNGTVPRAVSALKRAFGGDLVVTTDVCLCAYTNHGHCGVLMDGYVDNDQSLAPLTAMAVAHAAAGADLVGPSDMMDGRVGALRDGLDAAGHVRTGIMSYSVKYASSYYGPFRDAADSSPQHGDRRSYQMDLRNAGEGEREALLDAAEGADILMVKPALAYLDVISRVRAASTLPLAAYNVSGEYSMVKAAAANGWVDERLVVRENLLAMARAGADIIITYHAREALREGWL, encoded by the coding sequence GTGAGTTCGTCTCGCCTTGCATCCCCGGTCGGACGCCAGCGTCCGCGCCGCCTGCGTCAAAGCGCCGCATTGCGCGACCTCGTCGCCGAGACGCGGCTGCACGCCTCGCAGTTCATCATGCCGCACTTCGTGCTCCCTGCGGACGCGGCGGAGGAGGCCATTCCCTCGATGCCAGGCATCGGGCGCCAGGGGATCACGCCACTGCTGCGTACCGTCGAGTCGGACCTCAAGCTCGGCATTCGGTCGGTGCTGCTCTTCGGGGTGCCGGCCGCGGGGACGAAAGACGCGGTGGGTTCGCCGGCCTACGATCCCAACGGCACGGTGCCGCGCGCGGTCAGCGCCCTCAAGCGCGCGTTCGGCGGGGACCTGGTGGTCACCACCGACGTCTGCCTCTGCGCGTACACGAATCACGGCCACTGCGGCGTGCTCATGGACGGTTACGTGGACAACGACCAGTCGCTGGCCCCGCTGACCGCCATGGCGGTGGCGCATGCCGCGGCAGGCGCGGACCTCGTCGGGCCATCGGACATGATGGATGGCCGTGTTGGCGCGCTGCGCGACGGCCTCGATGCCGCCGGCCACGTGCGCACGGGGATCATGTCGTATTCGGTGAAGTACGCCTCCAGCTACTACGGCCCGTTCCGCGACGCGGCCGACTCGTCACCGCAGCACGGCGACCGCCGCAGCTACCAGATGGACCTGCGCAACGCGGGCGAGGGGGAACGCGAGGCCCTGCTCGACGCCGCGGAAGGGGCGGACATCCTGATGGTCAAGCCGGCGCTGGCCTATCTCGACGTCATCAGCCGTGTGCGGGCCGCGTCCACGCTCCCGCTGGCGGCGTACAACGTCTCGGGTGAGTACTCGATGGTGAAGGCCGCCGCGGCCAACGGCTGGGTGGATGAGCGTCTGGTGGTACGCGAGAACCTGCTCGCCATGGCGCGCGCCGGCGCCGACATCATCATCACGTACCACGCGCGGGAAGCGCTGCGCGAGGGGTGGCTGTGA
- the hemN gene encoding oxygen-independent coproporphyrinogen III oxidase produces MTAPHRDRPVDRAATADLLARHDVSGPRYTSYPTAVEFGDGVTADDYERRLAAANALGPDAPLSLYVHLPFCQERCLFCGCHVIITRHREVAAPYLDLLKREVTMLAERLPNRRRFAQLHLGGGTPTYYEPAQLTDFLQHLLRHFEPLPGAELALEVDPRVTTIAHLDALADLGFNRVSMGVQDLTPVVQEAIGRIQTLEQTRRLIDHARSRGFRGINVDLIYGLPLQTEETFEQTVNAVIGLGVDRAAVYSFAFVPWVRGHQKKLEESDFPDAATKLRLFAIARERFLQAGYEPIGMDHFAKPDDELGRAKHEGRLRRNFQGYAVIPGDDVIGLGISAIGDVRGAYVQNEKKLSTYEESLAAGRLPVARGVARSDDDDIRRTVIHELMCNFGVDIPAIERQYAISFAAYFADDLRQLDAHVQDGLAVVTPTRIAVTPVGELIVRNIAMCFDRYMREKHAADAKPVFSRTV; encoded by the coding sequence ATGACCGCCCCCCATCGCGATCGTCCCGTCGATCGGGCCGCCACCGCCGACCTCCTCGCGCGGCACGATGTCTCCGGCCCGCGCTACACCAGCTATCCCACCGCCGTCGAGTTCGGCGACGGCGTCACCGCCGACGATTATGAACGGCGCCTCGCCGCGGCCAACGCACTCGGTCCGGATGCGCCGCTCTCGCTGTACGTGCACCTGCCGTTCTGCCAGGAGCGTTGCCTCTTCTGCGGCTGCCACGTGATCATCACCAGGCATCGCGAGGTCGCCGCGCCGTACCTCGATCTGCTAAAGCGCGAAGTCACGATGCTGGCCGAGCGGCTGCCCAACCGGCGCCGCTTCGCGCAGCTGCACCTCGGCGGCGGCACTCCCACGTACTACGAGCCGGCGCAGCTCACCGACTTCCTGCAGCATCTCCTGCGCCACTTCGAACCGCTCCCCGGCGCGGAACTCGCGCTGGAAGTCGATCCGCGCGTCACGACCATCGCGCACCTCGACGCGCTCGCCGACCTCGGATTCAATCGCGTCTCGATGGGCGTCCAGGACCTGACACCCGTGGTGCAGGAGGCGATCGGGCGCATCCAGACGCTGGAACAGACCCGTCGGCTCATCGACCACGCCCGCTCGCGCGGCTTTCGCGGCATCAACGTCGATCTCATCTACGGCCTGCCGCTGCAGACCGAGGAGACCTTCGAGCAGACGGTCAATGCCGTCATCGGGCTCGGCGTTGACCGCGCCGCGGTCTACTCGTTCGCCTTCGTGCCGTGGGTGCGGGGCCACCAGAAGAAGCTCGAGGAGTCCGACTTCCCCGACGCGGCCACCAAGCTCCGCCTCTTCGCCATCGCCCGGGAGCGCTTCCTGCAGGCGGGATACGAGCCCATCGGCATGGACCACTTCGCCAAGCCGGACGACGAGTTGGGGCGGGCGAAGCACGAGGGACGCCTGCGCCGGAACTTCCAGGGCTACGCGGTGATCCCCGGCGACGACGTGATCGGCCTCGGCATCTCGGCCATCGGCGACGTGCGCGGCGCGTACGTACAGAACGAGAAGAAGCTCTCGACGTACGAGGAATCGCTGGCCGCCGGACGCCTCCCCGTCGCGCGCGGCGTCGCCCGCAGCGACGACGACGACATCCGCCGCACCGTGATCCACGAGTTGATGTGCAACTTCGGCGTCGACATCCCCGCCATCGAACGCCAATACGCGATTTCGTTCGCGGCGTACTTCGCCGACGACCTGCGGCAGCTCGATGCCCACGTGCAGGATGGCCTCGCCGTCGTCACGCCGACGCGCATCGCGGTCACGCCGGTCGGCGAGCTCATCGTGCGCAACATCGCCATGTGCTTCGACCGGTACATGCGCGAAAAGCACGCCGCCGACGCCAAGCCAGTGTTCAGCCGCACGGTGTGA
- a CDS encoding NAD(P)-binding domain-containing protein has translation MHRVGVVGITWRSQRSSLINEMTIAREERAARLPQLAAEIGARELVYLATCNRVEVTFASEGDVPLGVLRRRVFAALTGRTPASGEAEHALRAWQGEGALEHLLLLAAGLDSARIGENEVAIQLRDAADTSRKAGLLGGHLDPVFTEAFRVAKRVRPLTEGRGQAVSLADVAARLASDRLQRVPGTVGVVGVSPMTIQCAHQLARQGHSVLVINRTLAKAEALAAECGGTACALDRFRAAPEAVAVLILAAGGTDPILARRDLERLAARSVSGEAPLLIDLGVPPNVLPEDAAAVDVQRLGMEAVIESATEDRERTRLEFAEARAVVDKALEDVRREAAERLVGPMIGELRRRYRHTALEGVQRLCDKELAGLGDAEREAVTRWAETLSRRFAHLPAVGLRELAFRVGPSAVAAFFEATDPQLARELQAAADRDGMDFDAAPDTAMETA, from the coding sequence GTGCATAGAGTCGGTGTCGTTGGCATCACGTGGCGCAGCCAACGCAGCAGCCTGATCAACGAGATGACGATCGCCCGCGAGGAGCGGGCGGCGCGGCTTCCGCAACTGGCCGCGGAAATCGGCGCACGTGAGCTGGTCTACCTCGCCACGTGCAATCGCGTGGAGGTGACCTTCGCCAGTGAGGGCGACGTACCCCTCGGCGTGCTCCGCCGGCGCGTCTTCGCCGCGCTGACCGGCCGAACGCCCGCCTCCGGCGAAGCCGAACACGCGCTCCGCGCCTGGCAAGGTGAAGGCGCGCTCGAGCATCTGCTGCTCCTCGCGGCCGGGCTGGACTCGGCGCGGATTGGCGAGAACGAAGTCGCCATCCAGCTGCGCGACGCCGCCGACACGTCGCGCAAGGCCGGCCTGCTCGGCGGTCACCTCGATCCGGTCTTCACCGAGGCGTTCCGTGTCGCCAAGCGCGTGCGCCCGCTCACGGAAGGGCGCGGGCAGGCGGTCTCGCTGGCCGACGTCGCCGCCCGCCTCGCCAGCGACCGGCTGCAGCGCGTCCCCGGCACCGTGGGCGTCGTGGGCGTGTCGCCGATGACGATCCAATGTGCGCATCAGCTGGCGCGGCAGGGTCATTCCGTGCTCGTCATCAACCGCACGCTCGCGAAAGCCGAGGCCCTGGCCGCCGAGTGTGGCGGCACCGCCTGCGCACTCGACCGCTTCCGCGCGGCACCTGAGGCCGTCGCCGTGCTGATTCTCGCCGCGGGGGGCACCGATCCGATCCTGGCGCGCCGCGACCTGGAGCGACTCGCGGCGCGTTCCGTCTCCGGGGAGGCCCCGCTGCTGATCGATCTCGGCGTGCCACCCAATGTGCTGCCGGAGGACGCCGCGGCCGTCGACGTGCAACGGCTCGGCATGGAAGCCGTCATCGAGTCGGCCACCGAGGATCGCGAACGTACGCGCCTCGAGTTCGCCGAAGCCCGCGCGGTCGTCGACAAGGCCCTCGAAGACGTGCGACGGGAGGCCGCCGAACGCCTGGTCGGCCCGATGATCGGTGAACTGCGCCGCCGCTATCGTCATACCGCGCTCGAAGGGGTGCAGCGCCTGTGCGACAAGGAACTCGCCGGCCTGGGCGACGCCGAGCGCGAAGCGGTCACGCGCTGGGCAGAAACGCTCTCGCGGCGGTTCGCGCATCTCCCGGCCGTCGGCCTGCGCGAGCTGGCATTCCGCGTGGGCCCTTCCGCCGTGGCTGCGTTCTTTGAAGCGACGGATCCCCAATTGGCGCGTGAGCTGCAGGCCGCCGCTGACCGCGATGGCATGGACTTCGACGCCGCGCCCGACACCGCGATGGAGACCGCATGA
- a CDS encoding uroporphyrinogen-III synthase, with amino-acid sequence MARSLRGRRIIVTRAPDDARYWAKALAGLGARPVIFPCLSVVPIADEATRDALRAALAEADWLLLFSRRGAQITADLAGDAVNTRVRIAVVGSATAEAARERFGRISLVPAITTAVGMADEIASIARASLLATPMHAVLAGAATGQEDAVGVLTAAGVRVTSVPVYRTIPAPCEVPRHTFPENVRTDILVASPSAVTGLLNRAHVPPNARVITIGPTTTAAARAAGLHVAAEARRPGLAGLLEVL; translated from the coding sequence ATGGCGCGCTCGCTGCGAGGTCGCCGCATCATCGTGACGCGCGCCCCGGACGACGCGCGGTACTGGGCGAAGGCGCTGGCCGGGCTGGGCGCGAGGCCGGTGATCTTCCCGTGCCTCTCGGTCGTTCCCATCGCCGACGAGGCGACGCGCGACGCGCTGCGCGCCGCGCTGGCGGAGGCCGACTGGCTGCTGCTCTTCTCGCGCCGCGGGGCGCAGATCACGGCCGACCTGGCCGGCGATGCCGTCAACACGCGTGTGCGCATCGCCGTCGTTGGTTCTGCCACGGCGGAAGCGGCCCGTGAACGCTTCGGACGCATCTCGCTGGTGCCGGCCATCACCACCGCGGTTGGCATGGCCGATGAAATCGCATCCATCGCGCGGGCGTCACTGCTGGCCACGCCGATGCATGCGGTGCTGGCGGGCGCGGCCACGGGCCAGGAAGACGCCGTGGGCGTGCTGACGGCCGCCGGCGTGCGCGTGACGAGCGTTCCGGTCTACCGCACGATCCCTGCTCCCTGCGAGGTCCCGCGCCACACGTTTCCTGAGAACGTGCGTACGGACATCCTCGTTGCCAGTCCCTCCGCCGTCACCGGGCTGCTGAATCGCGCCCATGTCCCCCCGAATGCGCGCGTGATCACCATTGGTCCCACCACCACCGCGGCCGCACGCGCCGCGGGTCTTCACGTCGCCGCCGAAGCGCGGCGCCCAGGCCTCGCCGGCCTGCTGGAGGTCTTGTGA
- the hemH gene encoding ferrochelatase, with the protein MPRSHLLLINLGTPTAPDPSAVREFLLEFLSDPEVVDLPSWLWKPFLKRVVLRRRPARVAELYRSIWAEGGSPLRVETERMVAGLRALANGRFTVSAAYRYGAPSIDSEMARLATETDGPIIAVPLFPQRTGSTTGTAIRRVYEAAAHSGIADRARPLCIAPDEAGYIAALVARFRAALTGLDEAPEHLVISFHGIPVRYDRRERRQYTRDCEATTRAFLAAAGWPTERATLTFQSKFGFESWLTPATADTLAALPARGIRRVAVITPGFLTEGLETLEEIGIQGKESFFHAGGTAFVRIGALEAHPAMLESLAALALTPPRRHGCALADCSRGAQCCQWRGHDNSVTQAP; encoded by the coding sequence ATGCCCCGCTCGCACCTGCTCCTCATCAATCTCGGCACACCGACAGCGCCGGACCCAAGCGCCGTGCGCGAGTTCCTGCTCGAGTTTCTCAGCGATCCGGAGGTCGTGGACCTCCCATCCTGGCTCTGGAAGCCGTTCCTGAAGCGCGTGGTGCTGCGCCGCCGCCCGGCGCGTGTCGCGGAACTCTATCGCTCGATCTGGGCCGAGGGCGGCTCGCCCTTGCGGGTCGAAACGGAGCGGATGGTCGCCGGACTGCGCGCGCTGGCCAACGGCCGCTTCACGGTCAGCGCCGCCTATCGCTACGGGGCGCCGTCCATCGACAGCGAGATGGCCCGGCTGGCCACGGAGACCGATGGGCCGATCATCGCCGTGCCGCTCTTTCCGCAGCGGACGGGCTCCACGACGGGGACGGCCATCCGGCGCGTGTATGAAGCCGCGGCCCACAGCGGCATCGCGGATCGCGCGCGCCCACTTTGCATCGCGCCCGACGAGGCGGGGTACATTGCGGCGCTCGTCGCACGGTTCCGTGCGGCGCTCACGGGCCTCGACGAGGCGCCGGAGCATCTGGTGATCTCGTTCCACGGCATCCCCGTGCGGTACGATCGCCGCGAGCGGCGCCAGTACACGCGCGACTGCGAGGCCACCACGCGGGCCTTCCTGGCGGCCGCGGGATGGCCCACGGAACGCGCGACGCTCACGTTCCAGTCGAAATTCGGCTTCGAGTCGTGGCTCACGCCGGCCACGGCCGATACCCTGGCGGCACTTCCGGCCCGCGGCATTCGTCGCGTCGCCGTGATCACTCCCGGTTTCCTGACCGAGGGCCTCGAGACGCTCGAGGAGATCGGCATTCAGGGCAAGGAATCGTTCTTCCATGCCGGTGGCACCGCGTTCGTTCGCATCGGCGCGCTGGAGGCGCATCCCGCCATGCTGGAGTCGCTGGCGGCGCTCGCGCTGACTCCACCGCGCCGCCACGGGTGCGCGCTCGCCGACTGTAGTCGCGGAGCGCAATGCTGCCAGTGGCGCGGCCATGACAATTCCGTGACACAGGCACCGTAA